The Sabethes cyaneus chromosome 3, idSabCyanKW18_F2, whole genome shotgun sequence DNA window CTCGACCTGAACTTGATTCTGACGATGAAGCGTTCGAAAGGCGACAAAATCGACGAAAGAATAAACGTTTAGAGCGAGATAAACTGCGAAATTTGAAGCAAAGATCTGAACAAGAAAAAGTTAAGTCAGAAGAAAAAGATGATGTTTCTGATTCGGATGTATTTCCATCAAGAAGCCGCAACAACATCAATCGCTTAAAGGATACTGATTCACGAAGCGATGGCGAAAAAATGGATCAGGAAGATTCGTCAGAACCAGATCTATCGCAGTACTTAGTGCCGAAGTCTCCACTTTCGTCAGCAGTCGGAACagtggaagaaaatatttccgTTAAAAATGAGCCATATTCAGAGAACGATTCCGAGCCGGTCTGTCGGAAGCGAATCATTCGTACTGACAGTGTCGATTATGGGAATGATGGAGTCGATGATGAAACCGGAAATGAATCTGTCACAAAAATGGACGACGAGGAAGATTTTGACCCGTCGGTTAAGCTTGAGTCATCGTTGAGCATAGTGGATTCCCAGAATGTTGTGCCCTCTCAGGAAAAATTGAATGAAGAAAATGAAGAGGCACACAGTAGCAGAGACGGGGAAGAGCAATCTGATAGTGAGCTGTTAGATGATGTGCTACCACCGGTCGATGATATTTTATTGGATGTAGATGATATACTGCCCGCTGCAGAAGGCGTTGTACAGGATTATCTGGTGGAGGAAGAGGTGCGCACAGAGCAGGATATTTTGGAACAGAAAAACGACACAAGTGTGGATTTAACAGACGAACCAAAGAAAATTGTCACAAAAAATGACACTGATACAGATCAAAAGAGTGAAAATCGTGGTAATGCGAAAAAAGAGAAGCAGCCGAATTTAGAGGACATGACCGAATCGGAACTTGAGGAATACTACGATAATCTACGGGAGAAGGAGATTGACAAGCTATGCAATTTAGACAATTTGGAAGTGGCTAGAAATGCGTATCCACAAAAACCGCAAGAAGTGAAAAAGAAACAAGTCGTGATTAAGAAAAAGAATCATGTCATTGAAGACATACTGAATGATGTGGAAATGCAGCACGAGTCGGATGATAGTGACAGCGACACTGAAGTACTCGAAACGGAAGAGTTGTTCCTGCAGAAGtgcaatgaaaatatgaaacatCAAATGTTAAATCAGCTTAGCAGCAGCGACAGCGGCAATAACTCCGGCAGTGATGACAGCATTGTGGAGGCGCTTCGACAAGATAGAGAAGGAGATTCGGATGATTCCGCTGGCTCGATTCTGATGGAGAAGTTTTTGAAGAGTTTAAATAAAGATCATCCGGCAAGTGATGAGGATGAGGAAGAAGAGAAAGCTGACGTAAGTGATCACGACGACAGCAATGAAGAGGATTCTGACAGAGAGAAGACAGCAGAAACAAAAAAGAGTGTAATCGTGAAAGAAAGTGAAAAGAATTTTATCGATGATAGCATGGAAAAAGGTGACAATGAGGAAGCTATGGAAAAGATGAAAGAACGGCTACAAAAATCGGTTCACATTAAAAGTGATACACAAATTGTTACTACGGATGAAAAATCTGCGAAAGAGAAGTCGGGAGAAAGTAAAGTTAGTGTAAGTAAAACTACCAACATTGATCCAATCGACAAGCAATTGTTTAGTAAGAAAATGTTTCGAGAAGTGGATGAAACGTTACAAAAGGATCGCGAGAGGGGTACACCGGGCAGAGAGAATGGTTCTGTCACCGATCGGTCGGAACGTATTGCCAGCGAGGACTCGGATGTTGAATTGCTAGACGTGTCGATGTTCCAACCGAAAcggaaactgaaagaaaaaccttTGGAAGGCTTTGATTTTAGTGTTACCGCGAAACGTGGCGCTCAGATTAAACGAAAGGATGTGAAGGAAGACGATTGCATAAGTCTCAGCTCGGAAAGTGAACCCGAGGTAGAAGAAACGAAAGACGAAACGGAAGAGAAAGAGAATAAACAGCGAAAAATTCGAACTATGCTAACCCAAGATCAGTTGGCTGATGAAACCAAAACTGCTCAGAAAGATGAAGAAATACGCGTTTCAAGATTGAAGAAAAAGAACGACCATCTTAAAAAGTTTTTGACTACCTTTAAACCGGGTCAAGACGAAAGCGATTTGGTGCTGGATTATGATTCCAAAACCAGTTGTCCAATCTGCGTACATCCTGACATTGTTAAACTGCTCAAACCACATCAGCGCGAGGGAGTTCGATTTATGTACGATAACACGTACGGCAGCATAGATTACATCAACAAGCACCCTGGTTCTGGATGTATTCTTGCGCATTGCATGGGACTTGGTAAAACGTTACAGCTGATTACATTACTGCATACGGTGATGCGCTATCCTCAACTAAAAACCAGGCGTGTGTTGGTAATCTGCCCCAAAAGCACTGTAATGAATTGGAGCGATGAAATTCAACATTGGCTCGGTTCACTGAAAAGCGGTCCCCGTCTGAAGGTTTTCTACTTCCCCGACAACAGTGACGTGAACGATAAACTGAAAGTGCTCAGCGATTGGTACTCGTCCACGGCCAACCGGTGCGGTTGCATGCTAATCGGTTACGAAGCTTTCCGCGTTCTGGTAAACTACGAGAAGCGCAAGAGAACACCTTCGAACATTCTAGCAGCGAAGGCTGCTTTCGTAAAGAAAAAGGTCGACGAATACCTGCTGAATCCTGGTGCAGATTTGGTCATCTGCGACGAAGGGCATCAGATTAAAAATAAGAAATCAGCCATAAGCGGAGCTGTGTCACAAATTAAAACTCGCCGAAGGATCGTGCTAACTGGAACGCCTattcagaacaatttgaaagaGTGTAAGCATTATTCGAATCAAAAGTTCTTCGAATAAGAAATGATCATTTGTTGTTTTAGACTACTGCATGGTGAACTTCATCAAACCATCCTTCCTGGGAAGCGACAGGGAATTCAACAACCTTTATGCGAATCCAATCAAAAATGGGCAGCATAAAGACTCCGACAATCGTGCCATTAAAATCATGAAACAACGATCGTATGTACTGCACAACAAACTATCAAAATTCGTTCAGGTTTGTTCTCTGACTTGATTATCGACTGAACCAAACGCATTTGCttaattgattttttgtctCTGTCTATCCAACAGAGGCGAGAAGCCGGCGTGCTGAAGGAGTTCCTGCCAGAAAAGTTTGAGTATGTGTTGTTCGTTCCACTTACGCCCGTACAAGTAAGTCTTGCTTGATGCGACTTCATCCTGCGCTTTAATTGGTGCCATCTTAGCAAAGGGGAAATTATGTCCATTAATCACTGTTCAAATATTTTAGGAAAAAATGTACGAAGTGTTTCTGCAAATGAATGAATACACTACGCCTGCCGGTGAAAACATTGTCGAGGGTGCTAGGGGCAAAAAGTTCAAGCTGTTGGCCGATTACACTTCCCTTAGGAAGGTGAGTAAAACATTGGGGATCTTAACTGTTCAATGATGACAAGGTATTTTTTACTtgatggtttgtaatgatataGATTTGGACCCACCCCAAAGTATTGGAAAAAGCATGGGAAACGGCTGTTCAGGAAAAAACTAAACGGGACGCCCGGTTTCGGTTGACATCCACACCGGATTCGGATGATGATCGACCCGACGATTACAACGACATTTCCTCCGGAGCTTTATCGGTCACAAACGATTGGTGGCGGAGACACTTGGAAGCCAATGATCTGGAATCTCTCTACCCAAGTGGCAAACTACGGGTTATGTTTGAGATATTGAAGCAAAGTCATGAAAGAGGAGAAAAGTGTTTGATATTCTCCGCTTTTGTTGCTGTGCTAAATGTGGTTGAACATTTTATGGCAAAGATACACAATCAGGAAAAGGATCCAGCGGCTGATGTGTACGGGTATAGTGCATTCAAAGGACCGTGGGAGCCCGGTATTGATTACTATCGATTAGATGGTAAAACTCAGAAAACTATCCGTCACAGAATGATCACTTCTTTCAACGATCCTTCTAACAAACGAACAAAGTGTTTCCTAATTTCGGCAAAAGCTGGAGGCCAAGGAATAAATCTCATTGGAGCTAACCGCGTCATTATTCTGGACACATCTTGGAATCCGTCTAACGATCAGCAGAATattttccgaatattcagattGGGACAGAAGAAGAAGTGTTACGTGTACCGGTTGTTGGCCATGGGGACAATGGAAGAGAAAGTGTATTCAAGGTCTGTCACGAAACAGGCTATGAGTTTCCGAGTGGTCGACGAGCAGCAAATCGATCGGCATTACAGCTTTTCAGAATTAGCCGAACTGTACAGTCTATCACGGGTAGCTGATCAAGTGCGGGAAACACCTATTCTTCCAGCCGATGATTTGTTAGCTTCGTTATTGCGCAATTTCCCGGCATGTGTGTTCAAATATCATGAACATGATTCACTGCTCGAGAATAAACCGGAACAAGATTTGAGCGAGGATGAGAAGAAAGAAGCATGGGCTGCTTACGAGCGTGAAATTCAAAACAACGAGAAACCATCCTATTTGGGCAATTTGGGAATGATGCCTGGTTTCATGGGAGCAGGATTTCCCGGACCACCAGGTTCCGGTATTGGACCTTATCCACCGATGAGTTATCCTGGCCTTTCGGGAACGTTAGCCGATATGTATCGAAGTGATTTTGGATATGGTTCTAGTATGAATAGGCTAATGTACCCATACACACAGCAACCGTTTTCCATGATGAACGATCCGAGTTATTCATCAATCATGGGCAAACAGACATTTCCCAATTTTAGCCTTCCTGGTTCATCGAGCAGCATTCCGGATTTCGCATATCCTTCCGCAATGAATGGACAGGGGCCTCCGGGAGCAACCAGCTACAATTCTACCGCCGCATTACAAACACTTTTGGATTTGTACGCTAAATCCATGTCCAGCGGAATGAGTTCCAGTACAGTAACGACTACTACAGCAACCCAAGGATCTCCTAGCACATCGGCATCGGCAGTAAGCGTTTCACCATACAATGCGCTTAGTTCATTAAAGCAATTCAACGGATTTCCCCCTCCGAATGCTCCAGGTGTTAGTCCTGGTTTATCACTTCCTTCACAGCAGCATCCTCCGCCGTCTGCTGCAGGCTTGTCAACTTCCGCTACATCAAGCAACGCCGCCCTTATCAATATGCTCAATGAACAGCCGATGCCAATGTCTTCGGCAGCTTCGTCGGGTCCGTTCTCTCATCTAAATTCTCCCTTACCCGCACCCTCCATTCCAATACCACCGCGAAGTACTCCCAGTACGACTGTTTCGTCAATGGCTACGCCCTTACCAGTATTAACCAACTCCACAGTGGTCAAAAATGTTGCTCCAAATATCAGCCCCGCACCGAATCCAACTGTTTCGCCACAGCAATCGGCGAAACCCACTGGACCATCGCCATCACCCATCACCAAACAAGCAACAATTGAAACCAACCAAGCAAAGCCAGTTCCACTAACCACAACTGTTGTAGccagcgacgacgacgatgtgGATGACGATGGTGTTCCTCGACCGCACATTATTGTTCGAGATCCATCATCGATAAACGCAACAGGGCAGGCTAAACCAACGGACAAAGACAAAGTAGTGAAGAAAATCAACATGGGCATTGTGTATCCAGAAGAGAAAAATCAGAAAGATCAATCCAAGAATATCATGTTGGGTGCAAAGAGtataacaaatttaacaaaGCCGACGATAGCTGTAAAAAATGTGGAAAGCATGAAGGCGATCGTTCCACCAGGATCCACACCCGGAAGTAACATCAAAACGGCGTCCCCGGTGCACGCCCTACCGCGCCCTGGATCGGCCAGCAGCAAGCCTATCCGTGCCTCGCCAGTACAACTAATGCATCAGAATCTCAGCAAACCACAACCTGCTGGTGCAAATCAAGCCATTATACCACGTACACCTCCGTCAGTATCGTCGCAGAGTATGACTCTGAAACAGCAATCTGCACCTCCCCGGCAGCAAGTACCGGTGATAACCAGTGCCAAATCGTTGCAAATGTCTACCATCAACTCTCACACGTCGCCCTCGCAGGGATCTTTCGGTTTGCAGCAAAGGTCGGCCCATATATCCCCAGCAACATCTAACGCTTCCACGATTCTACCTACAAGTATGTCTACAGCAGCTCTGCCGCGTGGGGCAATAGCCGCTCAACAGCTCCGGGAACTGCAACAGCGAATGAATCAAAACAACAGTAATTCAAATACCACGAATCTAGCATCCCAATCCAGCCACTTAGTTGTATCTAAAGCGAAGAAAACCGCTGCACAGATG harbors:
- the LOC128739228 gene encoding transcriptional regulator ATRX-like, translated to MEMAAAVEEPDLFNGLEITEMDELNMENGDEYVFIPSDNENDEENGNGGDHDSLASHSVFERAAVSAVSHSQVATVQQTEGGVVAITDRTSTEADEEKALPRIDLATLLQKTFGDDIDSETEETANVDMSVAAQAPKDQENERFMVRYDLSLDTQALLSLDQTEIMASLGADAASCQTGHDVGITIKGEIDIEEAVINFPDDEEAGLSNLPGMHLEIIDHDDHHLGSEVITLDSDAAESETDEDCVLMSLIEQCPITVEDEGPNEDKTPVENDHAYTSQTSLTEAIPHGAVKIKKELNIQTLVEISKQLLEEASSPVDDINETLRSIATLEEHVNSLKEKILSRREIDALTPGEPDNVPVELPSNDAQPCPAGLELAPVASPLPADQDISDHIPQLPIDAPRTTVLQQELTETDNLSVVLSENCSERLECHSLSDLAMSEVNEAVPSTNPATSDGVLKEMSIDSDGDISSYEDVMTNDLSKLLSPHRSEPLEAGNGCDVDMQHDPVNETGDVAECGDPTAETEVEDAVPGTDRSEMECDSDANKNENKIEQSNEVNKAKHLCITSIDDLIAYGEVFANECDKWGSKIKEYRKNLKPACETDDASLEREDSPSDVNESNRLEEFVAKLTKCMQRLSSTEHPAKSTPPIIEKVSISVQTERRKLTAEKAKVLNEKCKQRLLSSLAAVEAVYSDSSVGEESYVSNDGADSGDSADVTRPELDSDDEAFERRQNRRKNKRLERDKLRNLKQRSEQEKVKSEEKDDVSDSDVFPSRSRNNINRLKDTDSRSDGEKMDQEDSSEPDLSQYLVPKSPLSSAVGTVEENISVKNEPYSENDSEPVCRKRIIRTDSVDYGNDGVDDETGNESVTKMDDEEDFDPSVKLESSLSIVDSQNVVPSQEKLNEENEEAHSSRDGEEQSDSELLDDVLPPVDDILLDVDDILPAAEGVVQDYLVEEEVRTEQDILEQKNDTSVDLTDEPKKIVTKNDTDTDQKSENRGNAKKEKQPNLEDMTESELEEYYDNLREKEIDKLCNLDNLEVARNAYPQKPQEVKKKQVVIKKKNHVIEDILNDVEMQHESDDSDSDTEVLETEELFLQKCNENMKHQMLNQLSSSDSGNNSGSDDSIVEALRQDREGDSDDSAGSILMEKFLKSLNKDHPASDEDEEEEKADVSDHDDSNEEDSDREKTAETKKSVIVKESEKNFIDDSMEKGDNEEAMEKMKERLQKSVHIKSDTQIVTTDEKSAKEKSGESKVSVSKTTNIDPIDKQLFSKKMFREVDETLQKDRERGTPGRENGSVTDRSERIASEDSDVELLDVSMFQPKRKLKEKPLEGFDFSVTAKRGAQIKRKDVKEDDCISLSSESEPEVEETKDETEEKENKQRKIRTMLTQDQLADETKTAQKDEEIRVSRLKKKNDHLKKFLTTFKPGQDESDLVLDYDSKTSCPICVHPDIVKLLKPHQREGVRFMYDNTYGSIDYINKHPGSGCILAHCMGLGKTLQLITLLHTVMRYPQLKTRRVLVICPKSTVMNWSDEIQHWLGSLKSGPRLKVFYFPDNSDVNDKLKVLSDWYSSTANRCGCMLIGYEAFRVLVNYEKRKRTPSNILAAKAAFVKKKVDEYLLNPGADLVICDEGHQIKNKKSAISGAVSQIKTRRRIVLTGTPIQNNLKEYYCMVNFIKPSFLGSDREFNNLYANPIKNGQHKDSDNRAIKIMKQRSYVLHNKLSKFVQRREAGVLKEFLPEKFEYVLFVPLTPVQEKMYEVFLQMNEYTTPAGENIVEGARGKKFKLLADYTSLRKIWTHPKVLEKAWETAVQEKTKRDARFRLTSTPDSDDDRPDDYNDISSGALSVTNDWWRRHLEANDLESLYPSGKLRVMFEILKQSHERGEKCLIFSAFVAVLNVVEHFMAKIHNQEKDPAADVYGYSAFKGPWEPGIDYYRLDGKTQKTIRHRMITSFNDPSNKRTKCFLISAKAGGQGINLIGANRVIILDTSWNPSNDQQNIFRIFRLGQKKKCYVYRLLAMGTMEEKVYSRSVTKQAMSFRVVDEQQIDRHYSFSELAELYSLSRVADQVRETPILPADDLLASLLRNFPACVFKYHEHDSLLENKPEQDLSEDEKKEAWAAYEREIQNNEKPSYLGNLGMMPGFMGAGFPGPPGSGIGPYPPMSYPGLSGTLADMYRSDFGYGSSMNRLMYPYTQQPFSMMNDPSYSSIMGKQTFPNFSLPGSSSSIPDFAYPSAMNGQGPPGATSYNSTAALQTLLDLYAKSMSSGMSSSTVTTTTATQGSPSTSASAVSVSPYNALSSLKQFNGFPPPNAPGVSPGLSLPSQQHPPPSAAGLSTSATSSNAALINMLNEQPMPMSSAASSGPFSHLNSPLPAPSIPIPPRSTPSTTVSSMATPLPVLTNSTVVKNVAPNISPAPNPTVSPQQSAKPTGPSPSPITKQATIETNQAKPVPLTTTVVASDDDDVDDDGVPRPHIIVRDPSSINATGQAKPTDKDKVVKKINMGIVYPEEKNQKDQSKNIMLGAKSITNLTKPTIAVKNVESMKAIVPPGSTPGSNIKTASPVHALPRPGSASSKPIRASPVQLMHQNLSKPQPAGANQAIIPRTPPSVSSQSMTLKQQSAPPRQQVPVITSAKSLQMSTINSHTSPSQGSFGLQQRSAHISPATSNASTILPTSMSTAALPRGAIAAQQLRELQQRMNQNNSNSNTTNLASQSSHLVVSKAKKTAAQMIANRQRSLAAMKQQPQQQVHPVGLFASPAAKLQGVNQKQQKSPISAVSASSAPRMTKTVSPLSDSVSITKITSTGQRIAMNNPSISSISNTNSNSPGISPALLSSSIGRKQDLVITKTVPGAATVRKVVSGPNMIVKPHMAPAAKRTFPPVSPVMRNTATATTTQSPTMNSTLAGNASGATSRIVSTAPSSSTIGNSITVRKRKAPEPTLIDSFKAKNNSITISEVRSIYQPPVAKKPNQGPPVQAQKRLGSGITITPRKPSNQQPQQNVEVVEIE